In one Sphingobacterium daejeonense genomic region, the following are encoded:
- a CDS encoding AAA family ATPase, with the protein MVHAIHSIIYHILNLDSLDESKQPYNAVNLVLDEIELYYHPEYQRLFVKKLLESLGRLKLKSVSGFNIIFSTHSPFILSDIPHRNVLKLRDGVAAPFNDEAKTFGSNIHEMLTDSFFLDQNLIGAFAESKIQDCIKDLRLLELGREKTLLERSNQNNENTTLYIPHK; encoded by the coding sequence ATGGTGCATGCTATTCATTCTATTATCTATCATATCCTTAATCTTGATTCTCTGGACGAATCAAAACAGCCATACAACGCTGTCAACCTCGTATTGGATGAAATAGAGCTATATTATCATCCTGAATACCAGCGGCTTTTTGTTAAAAAGTTACTGGAAAGTTTGGGTAGATTGAAGCTGAAAAGTGTCAGCGGATTCAATATCATATTCTCTACGCACTCGCCATTCATACTCTCCGATATTCCACATCGTAACGTCCTGAAATTACGAGATGGAGTTGCAGCTCCCTTCAATGACGAAGCGAAGACCTTCGGATCTAACATTCATGAAATGCTTACGGACAGTTTCTTTCTTGACCAAAATCTTATAGGGGCGTTCGCAGAATCAAAGATACAGGATTGCATTAAAGATTTGCGTTTGCTTGAGTTGGGAAGGGAAAAGACTCTGTTGGAGAGATCAAATCAAAATAATGAGAACACGACTCTTTATATCCCGCATAAATGA
- a CDS encoding DUF6602 domain-containing protein, with amino-acid sequence MNIQTPNQGWKQFLMARDEMLSAYDRAREMSRKKAVQTEHGNVAEAEFRRWLTNFLPKRYGVTSGYIVSQGIPNSENMVHYDVIIYDQMESPILWVEGNPDSSDSGRSLAIPVEYVYGVIEVKSVFNKKSVKQAVEHLRKLRPLMGIPKPSVHDYRFYLPKTFFCATVFFELHKSNEKDFAALDAYLDGSDLRGFYGGYILRPESHEKYSSGKILFEYLYDDEEPWRNSLLFWAHSKCKKVGKYHLRARITHSETYFSEFAFDIIALLKGTYKPYALSSTYAFGTTDWENESAVSTTYANPEDVKRYSGRSWIEFLTGILRTSSKKCYV; translated from the coding sequence ATGAATATACAAACTCCCAATCAAGGCTGGAAACAGTTCCTGATGGCAAGAGATGAAATGCTATCGGCATACGATAGGGCGCGTGAGATGAGTCGTAAAAAAGCGGTACAGACTGAACACGGTAATGTTGCCGAAGCTGAGTTTCGCAGGTGGCTCACCAACTTCCTACCAAAGCGATATGGCGTCACCTCTGGCTATATTGTCTCGCAGGGCATTCCTAACTCAGAGAACATGGTGCATTATGATGTAATCATTTATGACCAGATGGAGTCGCCTATTCTTTGGGTCGAAGGAAATCCGGACTCTTCCGATTCAGGTAGATCACTGGCCATCCCTGTCGAATACGTGTATGGGGTAATCGAGGTAAAGTCCGTATTCAATAAAAAAAGTGTAAAACAGGCTGTCGAGCATTTGAGGAAATTGAGACCGTTGATGGGGATCCCTAAACCTTCAGTCCATGACTATAGATTTTACCTGCCCAAAACTTTCTTTTGTGCAACTGTTTTCTTTGAATTACACAAAAGCAATGAAAAGGATTTTGCAGCACTCGATGCCTATTTAGATGGTTCAGACCTTAGGGGATTTTATGGCGGCTACATCCTTCGTCCAGAATCGCACGAAAAATATTCCAGTGGAAAGATCTTGTTCGAGTATCTGTATGATGATGAAGAACCATGGCGCAACTCCCTGCTCTTTTGGGCGCACTCCAAATGCAAAAAAGTCGGTAAGTACCATTTAAGAGCAAGAATAACTCACTCGGAAACTTACTTCTCGGAATTTGCCTTTGACATCATCGCACTATTAAAAGGCACGTACAAGCCGTACGCCTTATCTAGCACGTATGCTTTTGGCACAACAGATTGGGAAAATGAAAGCGCTGTAAGTACAACCTACGCTAACCCAGAGGATGTTAAAAGGTATTCGGGAAGGAGCTGGATAGAGTTCTTAACCGGAATCCTGAGGACAAGTAGCAAAAAATGCTATGTATAA
- a CDS encoding CbrC family protein: protein MELPHFKYSPNAFSLNIFVEEEGICSACDEERTIRYNSSFYSYEEQEYICPWCIENGNAALTLDGYFIDYESIENPKNINEDLKSELCERTPSYNGWQQEVWLTHCNQPCAFIGYADTKTIEPFMEELQDDINNIRYKKEFVLQNLSKDGRLVGYLFQCLICNKHRLHIDSD, encoded by the coding sequence ATGGAACTACCACACTTTAAATACAGCCCAAATGCTTTTAGTCTGAATATTTTTGTAGAAGAAGAAGGCATTTGCTCCGCCTGCGATGAAGAAAGGACTATTCGTTATAATAGCTCTTTTTATAGTTATGAAGAACAAGAATATATTTGCCCTTGGTGCATTGAAAATGGTAATGCGGCTTTAACTTTGGATGGCTATTTTATTGATTATGAAAGTATTGAAAATCCCAAAAACATAAATGAAGACCTAAAATCTGAACTATGTGAAAGAACACCAAGCTACAACGGTTGGCAACAAGAGGTATGGCTGACACACTGTAACCAACCTTGTGCATTTATAGGTTATGCCGACACCAAAACTATTGAACCCTTCATGGAAGAGTTACAGGATGATATTAATAATATTAGATACAAAAAGGAATTTGTGTTGCAGAACCTGTCGAAAGACGGAAGGTTAGTAGGCTATCTGTTTCAATGTTTGATATGTAATAAACATAGACTTCATATAGACTCTGATTAA
- a CDS encoding two-component regulator propeller domain-containing protein, giving the protein MKREMGLMQYENGIWKSILQSSEISYDVITDIANFNTDTLLISTLRNGLFIYAQGTVVPKAVKGYPNLNSLRISGLQDLSNNRYAIGTNSGGLFIINGAGEVMQHYVYKGGLQTNHIRSIFTDKNSNLWLATDDGIDYITINSSIGYIQPDKNTTVSAYSHLIFGNSLYIGTSSGLYATVLPNGSLGQDIGDGAGGF; this is encoded by the coding sequence ATGAAGCGGGAAATGGGTTTGATGCAATATGAAAATGGTATTTGGAAATCTATTCTTCAGTCTTCAGAAATCTCTTATGACGTCATCACTGATATAGCTAATTTCAATACAGATACTTTATTAATTTCAACACTTAGGAATGGTCTTTTTATCTATGCCCAAGGTACTGTTGTTCCCAAAGCGGTGAAGGGATACCCTAATTTAAATTCCCTTCGAATTTCTGGCCTTCAGGATTTGTCCAACAATCGATATGCTATTGGCACCAATTCAGGTGGCTTGTTTATTATCAACGGTGCTGGTGAGGTCATGCAGCACTATGTCTATAAAGGCGGATTACAAACGAACCATATCCGATCTATATTCACCGACAAAAATTCCAACTTATGGTTGGCAACAGATGACGGTATTGATTACATCACTATTAACAGCAGTATAGGATATATTCAACCGGATAAAAATACTACGGTAAGTGCTTATTCGCATCTTATATTTGGCAACAGTCTATATATCGGTACTTCAAGCGGTCTTTATGCTACTGTTTTGCCCAATGGGTCACTGGGACAAGATATTGGGGATGGCGCGGGCGGATTTTAA
- a CDS encoding family 16 glycosylhydrolase, which produces MRIFQIKWAKSVPWAMSLLAMLGTVSCKKETTIAENQIDEWKTAARAVTYNLVWSDEFNYSGLPNSQKWSHEIWDPGRVNNEKQAYTNRLENTRVENGHLVIEARRDWHNGHEYTSGRLNSKVGWTYGRMEARVKVPAGWGTWPAFWLYPNDESKYGWNNTTNYWWPNCGEIDILEHVGKDQNQVHGSVHSRDYYFRIGNQRTGKTYVGDATTAYHVYAVEWSPDRIDFFVDNNKYYTVYNDYSGWGSWPFNHDFHIILNLAVGGDWGGDPDPNIWPRRMEVDYVRVYKMENNQSIIGRTITLKGNNNQFVSGQNGENPVICNRPNAQAWEQFTVVDAGNGKVSLRSMNKYLSSENGNGPMTCNRPSIGDWEKFTWEVMPDGKVALRGNNGKYVSSENGVNPMTCQRDNPQAWETFTFN; this is translated from the coding sequence ATGAGAATCTTTCAAATTAAATGGGCGAAGAGCGTCCCTTGGGCTATGTCCCTATTGGCAATGCTCGGTACTGTTTCTTGTAAAAAAGAGACAACAATTGCTGAGAACCAGATTGATGAGTGGAAAACTGCTGCTAGAGCTGTTACTTACAACTTGGTATGGTCAGATGAGTTCAATTATTCAGGTCTTCCTAACAGTCAAAAATGGAGTCATGAAATCTGGGATCCTGGGCGTGTCAATAATGAGAAGCAAGCCTATACGAATCGTCTTGAAAACACACGTGTAGAGAACGGGCACCTTGTTATCGAGGCCAGGAGGGATTGGCACAATGGTCATGAGTACACATCTGGTAGGTTAAATTCCAAAGTGGGATGGACCTACGGCAGGATGGAGGCAAGAGTGAAAGTCCCTGCGGGATGGGGAACATGGCCGGCATTCTGGCTTTATCCAAATGATGAATCAAAATATGGCTGGAACAATACTACCAATTATTGGTGGCCCAATTGTGGTGAAATTGATATTTTGGAACACGTTGGCAAGGATCAAAACCAAGTCCATGGATCGGTACACAGTAGGGATTATTACTTTAGGATTGGGAATCAACGGACTGGTAAAACTTATGTAGGCGATGCGACAACTGCTTATCATGTCTATGCGGTTGAATGGTCACCTGACCGCATTGATTTCTTTGTGGACAACAATAAATATTATACTGTTTATAATGATTATTCTGGATGGGGATCTTGGCCGTTTAACCATGATTTTCATATTATTCTAAATCTAGCAGTAGGAGGAGACTGGGGAGGAGATCCTGATCCAAATATTTGGCCACGTAGAATGGAAGTTGATTATGTACGTGTTTATAAAATGGAGAATAACCAATCCATTATCGGTCGTACCATTACATTGAAAGGAAATAACAATCAATTTGTAAGTGGCCAAAACGGTGAGAATCCTGTGATTTGTAACCGTCCGAATGCTCAAGCATGGGAACAATTTACGGTAGTTGATGCTGGCAATGGGAAGGTATCTTTGCGCAGTATGAACAAGTATTTGTCTTCTGAAAACGGAAATGGTCCAATGACCTGTAATCGTCCAAGTATCGGTGATTGGGAAAAATTCACTTGGGAAGTTATGCCGGATGGTAAAGTCGCATTAAGAGGTAATAATGGAAAATATGTTTCCTCAGAAAATGGGGTCAATCCTATGACTTGCCAACGGGATAATCCACAAGCCTGGGAAACTTTTACATTTAATTAG
- a CDS encoding flavodoxin: MKIFPKFGLVLIIFNLLYSSCKAEITNAKDDNPVKVEKLNDYKILIVYLSRTKNTQALAEIIHENLGGDLHALELVTPYPEDYQTMVDQVAEENSSGYLPPLKTKIKNIKDYDVVFVGFPTWGMQLPPPVKSFLKEYDLTGKIVVPFNSNAGYGIGNSFETVKQLCPNSRILEGYSTQGGKEKDGVFFVMEGDKEKQVQNEIKNWLNKIKSEIEKIKV, encoded by the coding sequence ATGAAGATATTCCCAAAATTTGGACTAGTGCTGATCATCTTTAACCTACTTTACAGTTCATGTAAGGCAGAAATAACCAATGCTAAAGATGATAATCCAGTAAAGGTTGAAAAATTAAATGATTATAAAATTTTGATTGTTTACCTCTCCAGAACTAAAAACACTCAGGCATTAGCAGAAATAATCCATGAGAATTTAGGAGGAGACCTGCATGCACTTGAACTGGTGACCCCTTACCCAGAGGACTATCAAACTATGGTGGACCAAGTAGCTGAAGAAAATTCTAGTGGTTACTTGCCACCTTTAAAAACAAAAATTAAAAATATAAAAGACTATGATGTGGTATTTGTTGGATTTCCTACATGGGGAATGCAGTTACCTCCACCAGTTAAGAGCTTTTTAAAGGAATATGATCTTACTGGAAAGATTGTAGTTCCATTTAATTCCAATGCTGGTTATGGAATAGGGAACAGTTTTGAAACAGTTAAACAATTATGTCCCAATAGTCGGATTCTGGAGGGTTATTCAACTCAAGGAGGAAAAGAAAAAGATGGGGTTTTCTTTGTAATGGAAGGGGATAAAGAAAAACAAGTTCAAAATGAAATAAAAAATTGGTTAAATAAAATAAAATCAGAGATAGAAAAGATTAAAGTATAA
- a CDS encoding AAA family ATPase, with protein sequence MNHVNITAILGKNGAGKSTLLELLYLLLYSLSERKEFLQDRSNNSRFIEKRHLADYYEQQNKKIDEILEVSQMELFL encoded by the coding sequence ATAAATCATGTAAACATTACGGCGATCCTAGGGAAAAACGGCGCTGGTAAGAGTACATTACTAGAGTTATTATACCTGCTTCTGTATTCCCTATCAGAAAGAAAAGAATTTTTGCAGGATCGAAGCAACAATTCCAGATTCATAGAGAAGAGGCATTTAGCAGACTATTACGAACAACAAAACAAGAAGATAGATGAGATACTTGAGGTTTCGCAAATGGAGCTTTTTTTATAA
- a CDS encoding nuclear transport factor 2 family protein: MKKVIITILCMVVGATITLAQESTDLKMIEKLSKDKWQWMAEKNVEELDKLFDEKSMFVHMGGSWGKQQELDVIKSGNIWYKNAEVYSVTVNFIGNTAILLNDIDLEAVVGGNTVVNPFMVTEVYVKENGVWKMGSLSFSRLLRASQN, translated from the coding sequence ATGAAAAAAGTAATTATTACAATTCTTTGTATGGTTGTAGGCGCGACCATCACCCTTGCACAGGAATCAACAGATCTGAAAATGATTGAAAAACTTTCGAAAGATAAATGGCAGTGGATGGCGGAAAAAAATGTGGAAGAGCTTGACAAGTTGTTTGATGAGAAGTCTATGTTCGTTCATATGGGTGGATCTTGGGGTAAACAACAAGAATTAGATGTTATTAAATCAGGCAATATTTGGTATAAAAATGCTGAGGTTTATTCAGTAACAGTAAATTTCATAGGCAACACAGCTATTCTCTTAAATGATATCGATTTAGAAGCTGTAGTTGGAGGTAATACTGTTGTCAATCCATTTATGGTTACGGAAGTTTATGTCAAAGAAAATGGAGTATGGAAGATGGGTTCATTGTCTTTCTCCAGATTGTTGAGGGCCAGTCAAAATTAA
- a CDS encoding GNAT family N-acetyltransferase translates to MDIINNEDNLQFEFHQDGEIARLEYRFYKKDIAMMHTVVPESMQGQGVASALAEEAFAFAKAKNKRVMVYCPFVAKYVKKHPELSDQIDRDYHPNL, encoded by the coding sequence ATGGATATCATCAATAATGAGGACAACCTGCAATTTGAGTTTCACCAGGATGGTGAAATTGCTAGGTTGGAGTATCGTTTTTATAAAAAAGATATTGCCATGATGCATACGGTCGTGCCAGAAAGTATGCAGGGGCAGGGGGTTGCTTCAGCTTTAGCTGAAGAGGCATTTGCCTTCGCAAAAGCCAAGAATAAGAGAGTAATGGTTTACTGCCCTTTTGTAGCTAAATACGTTAAAAAACATCCTGAACTCAGCGATCAAATCGATCGTGATTACCATCCTAATTTATAG
- a CDS encoding N-6 DNA methylase, with the protein MPIQLEPTKNKENFLMLNGGYGDFCLQTVNDDSDLEHYYSRSWSSNTKNFVVLENDKVKIFNWERSKITPEIVSQQHVAENFNVFYDYLLSKSFKSERDVVPFIIDIFRQFRNITLEKTNPVEALNLLFVLLTSLEDDYANFNEAKWNVKPAHIPAGFDFFTEKLRTGIVNIKPELDLIIRHSAGVLFQEAQKEVLFFNPQRDLFGGVSTKLGTKSNLYSSIHYTPPYLARTIVENAIRHLDLKKPIIKIFDPACGSSEFLIEALKQLKELKYSGTIKITGWDTSETATNTSKFLLGYEKRTIWKDKLEFDIRLVLDSLVEEWTETYDLILMNPPFVSWELLGNKDARDAVKETLGANFSGKPNQASAFFYKAIQFLSEYGVIGCVVPSSLLTLDSYKNLRNSAIELITLKLVGKLGNFVFEDALTDVSIIVGHRPKVDIIPTILWTRNEKSIAQNALRDLRKMYYSNQLTVNQKDYSIFQPITFPIIQDSWKSISLAENELLKTLRRFTLEKKLVKVKDVFDVQQGVNSGSNPVFKITKAEYEDLPEKERKYFRPVVDNKAIKNGILIKTNYIWYPYNRNGITLRTEAEFEEGAPVFYEKLLQSKDALASRPRKSILNWWYLSEHRAWLLRKEPRLVSTRFGNSDSFAFDANGDFIVENGNAWLPKKIFEESDFYFYVAFFSSPFFDKLLSIYSKQLSGGNWYDLGRKYSQEIPIPDVNSTEVKSSDAYLKLVEMGKELSTGNIYVKNFLDEILLKYFYPIA; encoded by the coding sequence TTGCCTATACAGCTTGAGCCAACAAAAAATAAGGAAAATTTCCTCATGCTGAATGGTGGATACGGAGATTTTTGTCTTCAAACCGTAAATGACGACAGTGATCTTGAACATTACTACTCCAGGTCTTGGTCTAGCAATACGAAAAATTTTGTTGTGTTAGAAAATGACAAAGTAAAAATCTTCAATTGGGAACGAAGCAAGATTACTCCAGAGATAGTGTCGCAACAGCATGTGGCTGAGAATTTCAATGTCTTTTATGATTACTTATTATCTAAAAGCTTTAAGTCAGAGAGAGATGTTGTGCCCTTTATTATTGACATTTTTAGACAGTTTCGAAATATAACGTTGGAAAAAACCAACCCTGTTGAAGCATTAAACTTACTCTTTGTTTTACTAACCAGTTTAGAAGACGACTATGCTAATTTCAATGAAGCTAAATGGAACGTAAAGCCAGCTCACATTCCGGCTGGATTTGATTTTTTTACTGAAAAACTTCGCACAGGAATTGTAAATATTAAACCGGAACTAGATTTAATCATAAGACATTCAGCTGGAGTATTGTTTCAGGAGGCTCAAAAAGAGGTGCTATTCTTCAACCCTCAAAGAGATTTATTTGGTGGTGTTTCTACGAAACTTGGAACAAAAAGTAATTTATATTCCAGCATCCATTATACTCCTCCTTATCTCGCGCGGACAATAGTTGAAAATGCTATTCGGCATTTAGATTTAAAAAAGCCAATTATAAAAATTTTCGACCCCGCTTGTGGATCTTCTGAATTTTTGATTGAAGCGCTTAAACAATTGAAAGAATTGAAATACAGTGGAACAATTAAAATTACGGGATGGGACACTTCAGAAACTGCAACTAATACCTCTAAATTTTTACTCGGTTATGAAAAACGAACCATCTGGAAAGACAAACTAGAATTCGATATCCGTCTGGTTCTTGATTCATTAGTTGAAGAATGGACTGAAACATATGATCTAATTTTGATGAATCCGCCATTTGTTTCATGGGAATTGTTAGGGAATAAAGATGCAAGAGATGCGGTCAAAGAAACGCTAGGTGCTAATTTTTCTGGAAAGCCCAATCAAGCAAGTGCTTTTTTTTATAAGGCCATTCAGTTTTTGAGTGAATATGGAGTTATTGGCTGTGTAGTACCTTCATCATTACTTACTCTGGACTCTTACAAAAATTTAAGGAATAGTGCTATTGAATTAATAACATTAAAGTTAGTTGGAAAGCTAGGAAATTTTGTATTCGAAGATGCTTTAACGGATGTAAGTATAATAGTCGGACATAGGCCGAAAGTAGATATTATTCCAACGATTCTTTGGACTCGCAATGAAAAGAGCATCGCTCAAAATGCTCTGCGAGATTTGAGGAAAATGTATTACTCGAATCAACTGACAGTAAATCAAAAAGATTATAGTATCTTCCAACCCATTACCTTTCCAATAATTCAGGATAGTTGGAAATCTATATCATTGGCCGAAAATGAGCTTTTAAAAACACTTCGAAGGTTTACTTTAGAGAAAAAATTAGTTAAAGTCAAGGATGTCTTTGACGTACAACAAGGCGTGAACTCCGGTAGTAATCCAGTATTTAAGATAACAAAAGCCGAATACGAGGATTTACCAGAAAAAGAAAGGAAATATTTCCGACCAGTTGTCGATAATAAAGCCATTAAGAACGGGATTTTAATTAAGACCAATTATATATGGTATCCTTACAATAGAAATGGAATAACGTTAAGGACAGAAGCAGAATTTGAGGAAGGCGCTCCTGTTTTTTATGAAAAACTTCTGCAATCAAAAGATGCTTTAGCATCAAGACCAAGAAAGAGCATCCTTAATTGGTGGTACTTGAGTGAACATAGAGCTTGGCTTTTAAGAAAGGAGCCAAGACTTGTTTCGACAAGGTTTGGTAATTCAGATTCGTTCGCTTTTGATGCCAATGGAGATTTCATTGTCGAAAATGGAAATGCTTGGCTACCGAAAAAGATATTTGAAGAATCGGATTTTTATTTTTATGTTGCTTTTTTTTCAAGCCCATTCTTTGACAAGTTACTATCAATTTATTCAAAGCAATTATCTGGTGGAAACTGGTATGATTTAGGGAGAAAGTATTCTCAGGAAATTCCAATTCCAGATGTAAATTCAACTGAAGTAAAAAGTTCGGACGCCTATTTAAAATTGGTAGAAATGGGAAAGGAGTTGTCAACAGGAAATATCTATGTAAAGAATTTTTTGGACGAAATTTTGTTAAAATACTTCTACCCAATAGCATAA
- a CDS encoding lipocalin-like domain-containing protein codes for MKRFIFLISIIITLCSCERNEIEINNNSIIGEWKLVQIDQYVMNPSGAKLSTTDYSSKNVIYNFQKNNLLKVSGGENFGYSNGEYPYEFKKDYLSGFPSPEETKINLVIINDSKWVF; via the coding sequence ATGAAAAGATTTATTTTTTTGATTTCAATTATCATAACATTATGTTCCTGTGAGCGTAATGAAATTGAAATTAACAATAATAGCATTATTGGAGAATGGAAATTAGTTCAAATAGATCAATACGTTATGAACCCTTCAGGAGCTAAACTATCTACAACTGATTACAGTTCAAAAAATGTGATTTATAATTTTCAAAAAAACAATTTGTTAAAAGTTAGCGGCGGTGAAAATTTTGGATATAGTAATGGAGAATACCCGTATGAATTCAAAAAAGATTATTTAAGTGGTTTTCCTTCGCCTGAAGAAACTAAAATTAATCTTGTAATTATTAATGATTCAAAATGGGTTTTTTAA
- a CDS encoding HEPN domain-containing protein: protein MLSGEFQSGVDPYKIENRIEKAMSFLSSARSTPHLPQKITHYMAILECLFSTDGNEIIHKVSERTAFYLEGTTTERIAIYMAVKNAYNIRYKFVHGDKPPKTHEQLCVIATEVDAIIRRVLKKLILNDHITFLQKDLNQYFNKLIF from the coding sequence ATGCTGAGTGGTGAATTTCAGTCGGGAGTTGATCCCTACAAAATTGAGAATAGGATTGAAAAGGCGATGTCCTTTTTGAGCAGCGCCAGGTCCACACCTCATTTACCTCAGAAAATAACACACTACATGGCCATACTTGAATGCTTGTTCTCTACAGATGGCAATGAGATCATTCACAAGGTCTCGGAAAGAACCGCCTTTTATTTGGAAGGCACTACAACGGAGCGCATAGCAATTTATATGGCTGTTAAGAATGCATATAACATAAGGTACAAGTTTGTACATGGAGATAAACCTCCCAAAACGCACGAACAATTATGTGTCATTGCAACCGAGGTTGATGCAATAATAAGGCGCGTTCTAAAAAAACTAATTCTCAACGACCATATAACTTTCTTACAAAAAGATCTGAACCAATATTTCAACAAGCTGATTTTCTAA
- a CDS encoding GNAT family N-acetyltransferase yields the protein MSSFFPKSLVLKNGKHVLIREAQVLDAEKLLKCIKTYIPQSEYVPKLEEEIKVTIEQEQDWIQSFLDSPNSILLLAEYEGEVIGNIDLTGSRRKIMEHTAVIGMGMILEWRNSGLGSSLLAAVIEWARKNPILELLWLQVYTDNQLGLALYEKMGFMDNGTIKNFFKKDGQYSHVKTMSLSLK from the coding sequence ATGTCTTCCTTTTTCCCAAAATCACTTGTATTAAAGAACGGTAAACATGTTTTGATCCGAGAAGCCCAGGTTTTGGATGCTGAAAAATTATTGAAATGTATCAAGACTTATATTCCCCAAAGTGAATACGTCCCCAAATTGGAAGAAGAGATCAAAGTTACCATTGAACAGGAGCAGGATTGGATTCAATCTTTTTTGGATAGCCCTAATTCTATCTTATTATTGGCAGAATACGAAGGAGAGGTTATTGGTAATATTGACCTAACTGGAAGCAGAAGGAAAATAATGGAACATACCGCTGTTATCGGGATGGGGATGATTTTGGAATGGAGAAATTCTGGTCTTGGATCATCGTTATTAGCCGCTGTTATAGAATGGGCAAGGAAAAATCCGATACTCGAACTCCTTTGGTTACAAGTCTATACCGATAATCAATTGGGACTTGCTCTATATGAAAAAATGGGCTTTATGGACAATGGGACCATTAAAAACTTTTTTAAGAAAGATGGTCAATATTCTCATGTTAAAACGATGTCATTGAGCTTGAAGTAA